Genomic segment of Sarcophilus harrisii chromosome 4, mSarHar1.11, whole genome shotgun sequence:
TCATGATTGTGTGTGTTTTCTAGTATTTTGGGAAAACTAGCACTATAGCATAGATTGCAGGTTATTctgggggttttttgttgttgttttttttttttttttttttttaagattactcttaatttattttacaggaaaagaaAACACTAGCAAATGGtgtcattttattttgtacaacttttttattaataagttagtatatcaataaaaaaaattttacttttcaacTTCCATGTGTCAAATGTGATAGCTGAAAgctcaaaacaaatttttctttctcctctgcttCCCAAGGTTATCTGAGCTATACGTAGAATAGTGAAAAGGCTGGTGTGGAAAAATagcttcttaaaagaaaataaagaagtaggTTTCACCATGtattattgattttctttctgaTCTCCATCCCCATAGCTGTATTTAACTATGGAATACAGAAGCTATTTACAATTAAAgcagaaagggggggagggggggagagactGGAATGATGTTGGAAAGCTATGCCAGTCCTTGAGTGTGCAACATGTGGTAATGCTTTAAAAGGACACTGCTATTAAATTCCAGGAGACTTACCATTAAACATGTGAAGCTATAGGACTGTACTACCACTAACCCTTAGATCATAATAAAGAGATGATTTGCTTATTACATAACCTTTGCTGAGCCTTTAAGGTTTGTATTACCCTCAGCAtgaatttattcataaatttcaACCCTCTAGGGATAACATAACTTCCTTTGAAGTAAGAGGAAATTGGGCCTGGCTGCTGGCCTGGTCTTTGGTTGAATGGCTAGTAGGGCAAAGGCCTGTATTTTTCAGTTCTGATAAAAGATATCGACCACACCACACAACCGGAATGCAACATCCAACCCAGCTGGAAAGAGTCTTGAGAATTTGAATCCACAGTGATTTAGAATGGTATGGAGTTGGAAAGCAGAGGAGAGATACTGTTGCCTCTCTCTCCTGACCTTGAGACCAAAGGCAATTTATAATTTGCTTTCCAAAAGCTGCTCTAAACGGGTTAAGAATTGACTAGATAGCAGCAGGCCTACCAGCCAGCCTCTGCTCTGGGCATGGAATTGCATCTCTTTCCTGACACCCCATTTCAGCAATCTCCAGAGCTGGGCCAGATGGGATGCAGGACTGCAGGACGCTGGCAAACACTAGCCATTGTTAGTTTCTGCGCTACTGATCTGATCAACTAATCCGCCAGCCTTTGGAGAAGAATGGGGTCAGCACTATAGGAGAGTGCATCCTAAGGGCCAGGAGAATATAACTGCATCCAGGCTGGGCAAAGTGGGGATTGCTGTGGCATTCCTTAACTTCCCCCTCCCGGCCTGCAATCCGTGGGACGTCCCCCTAGATACGATCCTGCATCACAAGGACAGGCTTGTGCCCCCGGGCTCTGCTCAGGGCGGGTCTGGTGTACCATTACCCTCACTGACCCATCAGGGtttgcctttcccctccccatGCTAAGTACAGCTGCTTCCTCGAGATACTGGTGATATTTGAAGGGGGTAGGGAGTGAGAAGAACAACTCTTGAAATGAGATGTGTCACTTACTGTGCTGGCAGTGACGGTCGTTTTCTAGGtgtattttaattctttccccGTGAGCCCTAGGTCATAAAAGATTAGGCTCTTGTGCAATGGGAAGGTGGTTGGATAACAGGCCCGTCTCCACCCCCTAGAGGGCGCAGTAGGCCAGCTATAGGCAAAGCTCTGCCCAGTCAAGACTGTCTTTGACTGCAggttgtggggggaggggggaatgatTACCCTTTTGGATAAAATATATTCAAGCCAGCTTCATTGTATTGGTAAAGTCCTTCCTGAGAGTGTCTGAGCAGGAGGAGAAGTTGAGTAAAGGTTGAGGGTTATCCCCCAACTCTTCCAATTCCCACCTTTCAATTTTTGAATGGTCTGGATCTTTCAACCTCCAATTGATGCTCAAAGATATTGGCCATTActccccttttcttaaattaAGTGGGGTACTATATGCAGAGTATTTTTCAAACCATAATGTATTCTATAAATATAagctgttattaatattaatagtatAATATGACAACTGACAATTGAGGTATCCTCTCAAAACAGGTTATATTATTTACAacttgagggagaaaaaaaagtttcccaaGTTGATTTCAGTTCTTTCCATTGCTTTTACCCTCATAGTGTTGTTTCCTCTTCAGTGAGGAGggataaagtttttaaaattataattaattccttttgtttgtttgcaaacTGCCACTCtataattttacagaggagaaaactaaagCCCAGATAAGATACTTGCCACAGCCACATTGGGTGATTTGGTGACTGTTCAGAGATTAGAACTCAATTTAATTTGTCATAAGGCTTTTCAATCAGTATTTATAGAGCACCTTCTGAGTCCTAAATTCTTAGGGACTAGAAGGGGACAATTCATCTCAGAAGATCTATAATTTCTCTTGCATCTTTAGTATTCCATTTGTAGCAGTCCATGCTGAAAGAACATTGGACAGAAACTGCCATAAGGAACTATAGGAATCAGAGGGTCCAGAATATCAATACCCTCTCATGCCCCACTGTACCCCATGATCCTAGTGAACTGCAGgagaaattgggggggggaaggggagaacgAACACCAAACTTCTTGCTCATAGCAAGTTTTATGTGTTTTTCAGTGAAAATTAGGAGGAATAGACCTAAGTAGGCAAGTTAGCCTGAGCCTCCAAGACTGTGAATGTGAAAGTCCTGTCTAGATTTCATGGCTGCTGAGATTAATGGGAAAATCtgcaccatatttttttttcttcccatattgaaaaacatttttcatagaCCTTACATTCCCACCATCATTCTAAAACACCACTGGCTGGGGAGTGCTGAGAGAAGTTAGAACACTTCCCGACTAACAGGtatcatgatataaaaaaagactgCTGGATGTGGAATCAAATTATCTAAAGCCAGATCAATACAGTGGAAAGGGCAGTAGGCTTAAAATTATAGAGCCTGGCTTCAAATTCTGTCACTTATTACCCACTGTTCCTCATCAGGAAATTAGGGGGTTAGAATTGATGACCTCCAAAGAccctgtgacctcatttgaatATTAGACCCTCTCCTAAGTCCTTGTGTGGTTTTGgacctcactttccccatctgaaaaaaaaGGCATTGGAATAAATTACTTCTAAGGGCCCTTTTTAgctctattatttttaatttcacctATGACCTGCATCTTTTGTAACACCAAAGAGACAAggttattgttattgtcattgttgcCACCTTGTGAGTCAGTCATTCATTGATGTCTGACTATTTGTGACTCTGTGGGTTATAACCCACCAATATTATCCTGAATAAATCTATACCTCCCAAAGTTAAAAATCACTTAGGCTGGGTAAAAGCCTCAGGAAAGAGTAGGGCAAATCACTGTAAAACCAGGGGCTAGGGACTTAGCGCATGGCTCCAGTTCTTGAGGAAGAGATGGATTTAGGCACAATACAACATACTAAATACAAAAACAGACCTATTTCTTTCTAGAAAAGGACAATTACCTTGTCTCGTGATTTGCTCACCGAAGACTCAGTCTCATTTTTGCTCCCCAAATTGGTCTGCTACTGTCCAATCCTAGTTTTAGTTCTCTCCCAGGCAAAACTATTCCTGGGAAGGATGGGAAACCACTGAATTGGGGACCAGTCTCAAGATGTTATTCATCCTGTCAATTTAGGGAGGAAAGATTCCTACCAAGCTTCTCTCACATCTGGTTCCCTTAGGGGAAAGTATTTTTAAGAGTTTATACATGCCAGGacccttccccttttccattcGAAAAGAGAAATCACTTTGGTAACAATTATCTATAGTTGCTATTTATGTCAGGACCAAAAAGTCTCATTTATCAGGAAAGAAGAATTCTAATTGACCACCCCATTGCAGATCTTCTCTCTCATCATCTTTATTGGAGTAGAGAACATTGGAAATTTTTAAGGGTCGGGGAGCTCCCAAAACAACAAGCACTTTGCCTGTCAGTCTCTCAATTCCTTACTCTCAGAGAGCCAGTATTCTTTCTGCTGActcattttctccaccttccaGCAACTGTCTTTCAATCTCGCAGTCTCTGCCGGCTTTTGtacattctctctctgttttataCCCACACCCACcaacccatacacacacacacaactcagAAAAGAGCTGCTGAAGCTGAAACCTTCAGAGTATACTGGGCACCTGGTCAAGAAAGGTGGGATAGGGATGGTTGTGGCCCTAAGGGGTGGGAGTgtcaggaggagagaaagaggcaaCAAACAGCTTTTGCTCCTTGATGCCTAAGCCCTTGGTTAACTAATCATATCAGTGAGCTCTTCTCAGCTCCAGGAGGAAGCAGTTGCCTAGCAATACCCGAGAATTAAATTCCTCAATCAATAGGCGTGAGGGGCTCTATTTCGGGGAGGGCTGGGGAGGTTGGACCAGTGGGGGAAGAGGGGTTCCCAAGAATGATCAGGATAGGAAATGGTTCCAGCTGAAAACCTAGGGTAAAATGGGGAATCCCAGGACCCAAGGACGGAAGATATAAGAATCATTAAGTTCCCTGGGCCTGAGACTTGGAGAAACCCGGACAGACCATTTACCATCATGAATCAGGGGCGTTAGAGATCTCCAGAGAGAAGTAGAACAGTGACCCAAAGCTTGGCCCTAAGGGACAGAGACCCAAAGGATTATCAGAACGCAAAAAGAGACTCAGAGGCCCAGTTTTTCAGACTTCTGTTCATTCCTCTAACTCCCGGTCCAGCCTAAAGCTCAAAGTAGAGTGCAGGCAAACGGTTCTGGAAGCCACTGTATCCCCCccagaataaagaagagaaaggagggaataaaGGCCTTTGGCTTTTCTCCAGAGTCGGGGTTTCCCCCGAAACTAGGAAGGGCCTTGTGACATCAGAAGCCAGCGTGGGGaataagggagggagtggagaaagGGTGAGAAAGAGTTATCTCCGAGGGACAAGAAACCTGAGACAATGATctatttacaaagtatatatttaaaCACATAAAAAGCGGGTTTTGGATATAGACATTCAGAACTGCAGAAGATAACGTATTGAAGTTTCACTTTTTTAGCTCTGAGGCGGAGATCGATTCGGAGATTTGTACAAATCTTAGAATTAAATAAACCAAACACACATTCAGCATATATGTAGAGACCTACATACATAAGGCTCCCCCttatccctcccccctccccccacccgcccccacccccaccccgatCTGGATCGCAGTACAGCGGTGTGAActggacacacacatacacacgcacacacagacGCCTGAACAGAAGGGCTTGAACCACCGGTACGTCTGAACCCGGTTTGCGAGACGCAGGGTACAGGGAATGAGAAACACGGGCTCtaaggaatggagaaaggaaggacgtgaaaggggagaggggagaggaaaagaaaaaggaaagaaaaggagcggggaaagagaagaaggggaaggggcaGTCAGATAACCTCAACGCATCTCCGAGTTATCATACACATGGTCACATATATGTCCCTTGCATTGTTTCAGCTAAAAATAGCATCGACATTGAAGAAGATACACTTGCTCACTTCGGTTCTTTATACAAACTAAGTTTCAAAGaccaattttacaaatatgatcagatagaaaaaaaaaaaaaaaagcccattctGGGGGCTCCTCTGTACAGGCGCAATTTGCGATTTGCAACTCAAAACAACAAAACTGCATTTATTACTTTTGTCTTCCCTTTTGTCCTTCAAGGGTCAGAAAATCTAGAGAAAGGAGAGTCTGAAAGTGGGGGTCGGAGGTGGGAGGTGGCGATGGAAGAGAGACTCGTGAGTCTCTCCGCACTCGCCCCACCTCAGGAGCCATCCCCGCTCTCCGCCCCATCCCAGCCTCTCTGACTTCAGGCTCGTCCTGAATCTGTGCTTAGTCTGGCACGTAACCCCGGCCCGGGCCCCCAAGTTCCTCAGTGAAAAGAGCCCTGAATTTCTGGGCTTAGCTAGTTCTAGAAGCACAGGGCACAGACCCGAGGAGGAAACAAGAGGTTGGAGTCGGTATTCGCTCTTTAACTAATTGGGGGACAGGTTTGTGCTTTTAAACCAACAGAGATGACCGAATCTCTCAAGGCTCTGAGCCGCAGTTAGGTCTGAACTATGCCTATATTGAGATAGACTATATAGACACGTATACtcccacatatatacacacacatacatatatgcatgtatgcatatatagatacatgctcgtatgtatatgtatacacacgtaagcatgtatgtatatacacatttccCTCCGTCTCTAGCAGTTCTCCAAATCAACCCcgcttctcctctcccctccccctccctttggCCGAGTTGGAATACAGAGTTCAAATAGAGAACACTCCATGAATCGAAAAAGCCTATAAATTATAGCTTTtgcttttaagaaagaaaaaaaaaaaaacagtaaaagttCTGGTGCACATTCTTGGATAGAAACACTgcatttctccctcttcccctcctcctgtCTGAGCCTCGAAGATACAATCTCGCCCAGCCCTGAGTCCAGACGAAACGCAGGGGTTCCATCCCGAGGTTCAGAGCAAGGTGAGGAGCGGAACGAACGAAGCCTCCCCAACCGCCCCCACCCCCAGACAGCACCGCCCCCACCCCGCTCCAGCTGAGCGAGCAATGGGAGCCTCagccgggggtgggggtggggtgagagCAACTTCTCTCTGAAAGCCGGAGGGGAATGGGGGGCGGGGGCGATTCGGCATccctaaagagaagaaaagacataaTACTTTTCCTGGGAGTTGGGTCCTCCTCTCCCTCCAACGATAAAATcggagaagggggtgggggagtttAAACCCAAAACACTTTTCTTGCAAAAGAGCAATGGTCCCGAACTCTGGGCAGTGACAGACAATTCTCCCAATTTATCCTGGCATTTCGGGAATGTAAACACATTATGTTTGTTGTTTTACCGAGTAAGAAAAGGAACCAAGGGAAAAAGAGATTATTCATACatactgtgtgtgtatatataatatatatttgcaaGTGTATACACACAGAGCATCATATATGCTTTATCTCCTGTAAAGTGCATTTCTAGTGTTGTTCCTTGGACATGTCTCCTGCTCCCCTGCTTTCATAAGCaggaggggggtgggagggggagaaaggtaATTCAAGTTAATACTTTTCACTCTAATAgttatttaatcctttttttttttttttttttttttttaagaccaatTGTTTTTTCTTGGGGGAAGAAAAAGTTCTTCCATGACCATAACTGGCCagtagaaggagagagggaagtgCTTTGCTGTGGTTTCATTACAGCTTCTTCATACTTAGTTGTCTGAGAGAAGAGCCTGGCCATACTACCTGGATTATGTCATTAGCAACATCTCTAGTCACAATCCACATTTTAGAGAAGGAGCCCTCAGCCTTACAGGAGTAtttctgtatacatacatacatacatacatacatacatacaaaggtttttccctccctcccaaactcCCAGGCTTCTCAGTGTCCACAGTGACTCCAAAGCATCAGAACATCAGAAATCAAAAAGGTCAAAAAGACAAAATTGAGCATAACCATCATTTAGTCTGTATGTTGGTTTCCTCCTGCCTGGAGCTCAGTAAGTCTTCAGGGTAGTATTCCATTCTGGGTGGTAATTTATCCACATTTGAGTCTcttgttttaaataaaacaacttcaagagttgaaatatatatatatttagatattttcttaaataacatatttacATCTAATAGAAAATATAACTCTAGAGATAATCTTTCCAACCAATACTGGGGATGgattggggaaggaagagaaggggtgTGAAAGGAGAGGATTAGCGCTTTAGCTAGATCCCATCCAGAAATAAAAAGTACTATGccaaatttcctttctctctctgtctctcattcccTCCTGCTTTCTCTCTGGCTGGATTCCAGAAATTCatcttttctccttaaaaaaacCTTGGTCCGTGTTGCTTTCCTTAATGGTGACGGTCAAAAAGTTTGAGGTCACATCTGTGACCACCACTTTCTCCAGGTTGGTCAAGGATGGGCTCCAGGATTCCTCCTCAGGGTCCCCGAGGATTCTGGCTACAGGGATCCTGGCAATCAAGGAGGGCCTACCCCCTTGGGCTCCCATGTCCCGATATAAGCTCCCAACTGAACCTGGGTTGCCAGATCCATGTCGAACCCGGGGGCCTCCTGAGTCCAAGGCACTCTGGCCTTTGGCCTCCAAAAAATCTGCCCTGTGCTTTATGACTCGGGGTGGGTAGGTGTCCACAGCCAGTTTGCCCCCGGCCTCACCTCCGCTGGGACTAGCCACCGTGCAGGCTAGGTCTGCGTCTTGCCTTCGGGCCAGTTGGATTACACTGTGCCCAGCCGTGAACTTGCCGGCCCCAGAGGGAGCATCCTCCATCTTCCTCCCTTTGAAGTAGTCCCCAAGACTGTCCCCTGGCTCCCCCGAGGTCCGCTGGGAAGGGTCCCGAAGGTCCTTACGGGGTTTGGGGCCTCGTTTCTTAGAGTTATCCCCTGGGGAGCTAGGTTTGTCGTCCGGTCTCCCAGTCCCTCGTTCTCGGTCCCGTTCCCGGTCCCGAGCTGAGTCCCCTCGGCAGGTGCTACTGGTACTGGTGCTACTGCTACTCCCGGGTGGGGAGAGGCCGATGTTTCGAAGTCCCTCCCGAGCTCGAGAAGTGGAGCCAAGTTCCTGAGGAGATCTTCCTGGATAGGGGACCCTAATGCCCCGAGCTGAGTCGCTCCGGAACTCATACGTTTTTGCTTTAGCCTTGGCCTGTGcctgaaaaagagaaacagggaTGTCAATGGCTTTGGGGCAGGgttctccacccctcccccaaatccCCTCCCCCTCGCCGCTCTTTGCTTGCCAGATGACAACCGGCCCAAGGCCATCTCAGGGACTATGAATAAGGATACTTTTTGAACTCCCCTACTGGTCTACCAGTTTAGGGAACTTTCCTAGCAACCTAGACCCCTACCTGTCCCAACAAAATCCCTCCCAGCCACTGGTGGATGCATCCTACCTTGAGGAGGAAGGTTTTGGGCTTGGGACCTCGCTTTTTGGGGCCATACAgctccatctctctttccctggtaagaagagggaaagaggatgtTAAGAAAGAACATAAATCATGAACTTCCATTCGGGGTTATACGTTTTAAAGTGAGGCAAGGAAGGTTCGGAATGGCCTGTACCTTTCTTCAAAGGCTGCGAGAAGTCGGGCATCTAGTATGTTTTCTTCGGGTTCCCAGGTGCTATACCTATGAAAAGGTCAGGAAGAGCGGAAAATAAGTTCCAAGGGATGGGAAAGAAACACGAGAAAGGTAGTATATGCaactttcttttgtatctctatgcaaagaagaaggaaaacgagagggagaaaaatctccCTAATAACAGGCTAGGGCCATGAATTACATATAACCTACTTACTTCTGAGACCAGCCCTTCCATTTCACGAGGTATTCCATTCGTCCCTGCGGATGCAAAGGTAAAATATGTGTGCACAAGGAAAAATGCATGACGAAAACAGAAGAAATGCATGCAAAAAATGCATGCACCAAATGAATGCGCGAAATCCAAGTGCATAAGGCATGCGCCCAGTGCATCTGCCACCCCATGCAAAAAATGCTGCACAAagtgcatgcacacacacgcacatacattcatcccccttctccccacccccacccatgTAATCTGTGTATCGTTGCAAGTCTGGGGAAAGAGCCTGAGCctcagagccagagccagagccagagccgcCGCCACGGCCGCggaggctgctgctgctgctgctgctgctgctgctgggacCTGGGGGAAGGGAAGCAGCGCTGCAGCAGGGGGTGGGCACCAAGAGGAAGAGGGGACGAGAGGCAGGGGCCTGGGCCTGAGGCCTGCGAGCACCTACTTTTCTGATGCGCCGCTTCAAGAGGGCTTCGGCCGCGAACACCCGCTCCCCGACCGCAGAAAGCTCCATGTTGACTCGTCGCTTACCCCCTTGGCCGCTTCCAGCAGCAGAAAAGCAGCAGCCAGCGCACGACAGACCATAATACTCCCCCGCTTACGTCagttctccctccccctccttctcttctcccggtctccctccctctccctctccctctccctctccgtctcccaacctccctccccccttttccccctcctagtctctctctctcttgctcgcTCCCaacctcccccttctcctctcttcttctccttcctccctccccctcttgcTCCCTCCCCACTTGTTGCTAACGGCGTCGTTAATGCGGAGAGGACAGTGGAATATTCCGCCGACCTCTGATTGGTCGAGATGGAGTCCGCCCCGCCTCAACTACGCCCCCCTCTCGCTTTCTCCCCCGCGTTGCTACGTGACCCGAGTTCCAATCGCTGGGGGGTGGAGTCTGGAGGGACACCAGAGAccggggggaagagggggaggaaaaaagaagggggagaggaaaaaggcaaagagaGGAAGTGACGCAAAGGAGGGTGGAATCAGCTGCTGTCAGtctgaggagggggaggaggggtgtCTCTTCCAACCCGTCTGGTCTACTCAATTGAATATACACCCCCTCCTCCAAGTTTCCCTCCCTAAAATCAGAGGGTTCCCCATAATTTCCCGAGAACAACACTATGGTCTCAGTCGCTATCCCCACCCTTCCGCAGACCCTAACCCTACGCTACATCTCCCGGATTcgctccctctcccttctccccgcCCCCTCCGCTGCAGACAGGCTAGGAGGCTGCTCCCAGACGCCAACTCTGCAGCTCTTGCACAATGTAC
This window contains:
- the CBX8 gene encoding chromobox protein homolog 8 — translated: MELSAVGERVFAAEALLKRRIRKGRMEYLVKWKGWSQKYSTWEPEENILDARLLAAFEEREREMELYGPKKRGPKPKTFLLKAQAKAKAKTYEFRSDSARGIRVPYPGRSPQELGSTSRAREGLRNIGLSPPGSSSSTSTSSTCRGDSARDRERDRERGTGRPDDKPSSPGDNSKKRGPKPRKDLRDPSQRTSGEPGDSLGDYFKGRKMEDAPSGAGKFTAGHSVIQLARRQDADLACTVASPSGGEAGGKLAVDTYPPRVIKHRADFLEAKGQSALDSGGPRVRHGSGNPGSVGSLYRDMGAQGGRPSLIARIPVARILGDPEEESWSPSLTNLEKVVVTDVTSNFLTVTIKESNTDQGFFKEKR